The following coding sequences are from one Ovis canadensis isolate MfBH-ARS-UI-01 breed Bighorn chromosome 7, ARS-UI_OviCan_v2, whole genome shotgun sequence window:
- the NDUFAF1 gene encoding complex I intermediate-associated protein 30, mitochondrial isoform X1: protein MEETLKRQLYLARSWTLEYVFKCPTFHSKSGGIGLFAETSFPGSPGKNSHFYFFFIMALVHKLLNGTCILRKCPKPRVASCPFWGTRFASSFQKPVAAPGKASSQRKTKGSLEERHQREVALEITSPEDKPEISFDKAIKEEMKDHFRRLKDDIVKYWIGPEGRPLHEVLMEQAKVVWQFRSKEDLDKWTVTSDKAIGGRSEVFLKMGKNNQSALLYGTLSSEAPQDGESGRSGYCAMVSKIPRGPFEMKRSYDWSQFNTLYLRVRGDGRPWMVNIREDTDIIQRKDQMYSYFMFTRGGPYWQEVKIPFSKFFFSNQGRIRDAQYQLLLDKISSIGFTLADKVDGPFFLEIDFIGVFTDPAHTEEFAYENSPELNPRLFK from the exons ATGGAGGAAACTTTGAAAAGGCAGCTGTACTTGGCGAGGTCTTGGACCCTGGAATACGTGTTTAAGTGCCCTACTTTTCATTCAAAGTCAG GTGGAATTGGGCTATTTGCTGAAACTTCTTTCCCTGGTAGCCCTgggaaaaattcacatttttattttttttttatcatggctTTGGTTCATAAATTGTTGAATGGCACTTGTATTCTCAGAAAATGTCCGAAGCCAAGAGTTGCTTCTTGTCCATTTTGGGGGACTCGCTTTGCCAGTAGTTTTCAGAAACCGGTGGCTGCTCCTGGCAAGGCCTCCTCTCAGAGGAAGACTAAAGGGAGTTTGGAAGAACGTCACCAGAGAGAAGTTGCTTTGGAAATAACTTCTCCTGAGGACAAGCCTGAAATTAGTTTTGATAAAGcaattaaagaagaaatgaaggacCATTTTAGGCGTTTGAAGGATGATATTGTGAAATATTGGATAGGGCCTGAAGGCCGCCCTCTGCATGAGGTCTTGATGGAACAAGCCAAGGTCGTCTGGCAATTCCGTAGCAAAGAAGATTTGGATAAGTGGACAGTAACTTCTGATAAAGCGATTGGTGGCAGAAGTGAAGTGTTCCTGAAAATGGGCAAGAATAACCAAAGTGCGCTGCTGTATGGAACTCTGAGCTCTGAGGCGCCCCAGGATGGGGAAAGTGGCCGAAGTGGGTACTGTGCTATGGTATCCAAGATTCCAAGG GGCCCTTTTGAAATGAAGAGATCTTACGATTGGTCCCAGTTCAACACTCTCTATCTCCGTGTCCGTGGAGATGGTCGACCTTGGATGGTGAATATCAGGGAGGACACAGATATAATCCAGAGGAAGGATCAGATGTACAGTTACTTCATGTTCACCCGTGGAGGGCCCTACTGGCAGGAGGTCAAG attcctTTCTCCAAATTTTTCTTCTCTAACCAAGGACGAATCCGGGATGCCCAGTACCAGCTTCTGCTTGACAAG ATCTCATCTATTGGATTCACCCTGGCTGATAAAGTGGATGGTCCATTTTTCTTGGAAATagattttattggagtatttaCAGATCCGGCCCACACAGAAGAATTTGCCTATGAAAATTCTCCAGAGCTTAATCCAAGACTTTTTAAATAG
- the NDUFAF1 gene encoding complex I intermediate-associated protein 30, mitochondrial isoform X2, whose translation MALVHKLLNGTCILRKCPKPRVASCPFWGTRFASSFQKPVAAPGKASSQRKTKGSLEERHQREVALEITSPEDKPEISFDKAIKEEMKDHFRRLKDDIVKYWIGPEGRPLHEVLMEQAKVVWQFRSKEDLDKWTVTSDKAIGGRSEVFLKMGKNNQSALLYGTLSSEAPQDGESGRSGYCAMVSKIPRGPFEMKRSYDWSQFNTLYLRVRGDGRPWMVNIREDTDIIQRKDQMYSYFMFTRGGPYWQEVKIPFSKFFFSNQGRIRDAQYQLLLDKISSIGFTLADKVDGPFFLEIDFIGVFTDPAHTEEFAYENSPELNPRLFK comes from the exons atggctTTGGTTCATAAATTGTTGAATGGCACTTGTATTCTCAGAAAATGTCCGAAGCCAAGAGTTGCTTCTTGTCCATTTTGGGGGACTCGCTTTGCCAGTAGTTTTCAGAAACCGGTGGCTGCTCCTGGCAAGGCCTCCTCTCAGAGGAAGACTAAAGGGAGTTTGGAAGAACGTCACCAGAGAGAAGTTGCTTTGGAAATAACTTCTCCTGAGGACAAGCCTGAAATTAGTTTTGATAAAGcaattaaagaagaaatgaaggacCATTTTAGGCGTTTGAAGGATGATATTGTGAAATATTGGATAGGGCCTGAAGGCCGCCCTCTGCATGAGGTCTTGATGGAACAAGCCAAGGTCGTCTGGCAATTCCGTAGCAAAGAAGATTTGGATAAGTGGACAGTAACTTCTGATAAAGCGATTGGTGGCAGAAGTGAAGTGTTCCTGAAAATGGGCAAGAATAACCAAAGTGCGCTGCTGTATGGAACTCTGAGCTCTGAGGCGCCCCAGGATGGGGAAAGTGGCCGAAGTGGGTACTGTGCTATGGTATCCAAGATTCCAAGG GGCCCTTTTGAAATGAAGAGATCTTACGATTGGTCCCAGTTCAACACTCTCTATCTCCGTGTCCGTGGAGATGGTCGACCTTGGATGGTGAATATCAGGGAGGACACAGATATAATCCAGAGGAAGGATCAGATGTACAGTTACTTCATGTTCACCCGTGGAGGGCCCTACTGGCAGGAGGTCAAG attcctTTCTCCAAATTTTTCTTCTCTAACCAAGGACGAATCCGGGATGCCCAGTACCAGCTTCTGCTTGACAAG ATCTCATCTATTGGATTCACCCTGGCTGATAAAGTGGATGGTCCATTTTTCTTGGAAATagattttattggagtatttaCAGATCCGGCCCACACAGAAGAATTTGCCTATGAAAATTCTCCAGAGCTTAATCCAAGACTTTTTAAATAG